In a single window of the Prosthecochloris marina genome:
- a CDS encoding TolC family outer membrane protein — translation MKEVLKSAFVGTLLAGMVAPHVVCAQDATAEKSSGKITVQPVSGAVEKAINTNPEVQASWHAFMDVYEEQGVARGGYFPTLDATADIGRERRWRDGSRTEDFWRKGIRLEVRQMLFDGFYTNSQVCRLKRSSQARYFEFLQSLESAGLEGLRAYADVMRYRDLVDMAHQNYDYHQEIYEQISKRVKSGVGAKVNLEQIKGRLALASSNLMTEQSNLHDVSARYQRIVGELPPDHVEDFSVDITGLPSTVGEALPLAYQQNPSFLATLADIEASEQAVRVQQSKFYPRFDIRAYHDWSWDEDGIDAYEREAAVELLMTYNIFNGGSDLAAVKQYKMKKLRSMDIREKVRREVRQTLEIAYNDKSVLAYQVEYLDQHRKNVAKVRVAYRDQFNIGKRTLLDLLDTENEYFQAQRAYSNAFYDLKIADARALAGMGRLLQSIGVVREDLPTQEDLELCAVPVAAADHLSSDAEVTQPVSVTPMEK, via the coding sequence ATGAAAGAAGTGCTAAAGAGTGCGTTCGTGGGAACTTTGCTTGCAGGCATGGTGGCGCCTCATGTCGTATGTGCTCAGGATGCTACGGCAGAAAAAAGTTCCGGAAAGATCACGGTGCAGCCGGTGAGTGGAGCGGTGGAGAAGGCGATCAACACAAACCCTGAAGTCCAGGCAAGCTGGCATGCGTTCATGGATGTTTATGAAGAGCAGGGTGTTGCTCGTGGTGGTTATTTTCCCACTCTTGATGCTACAGCGGATATTGGCCGCGAACGGCGCTGGCGTGACGGGAGCCGGACGGAAGATTTCTGGCGCAAAGGCATCCGGTTGGAGGTGCGACAGATGCTGTTTGACGGTTTCTATACGAACAGTCAGGTCTGCCGCCTGAAACGTTCGAGTCAGGCAAGGTACTTCGAGTTTTTACAGTCGCTTGAAAGTGCAGGCCTGGAAGGTCTTCGTGCCTATGCCGATGTCATGCGGTATCGTGACCTGGTGGACATGGCTCACCAGAACTACGATTATCACCAGGAAATCTATGAGCAGATATCAAAGCGTGTAAAGTCCGGTGTGGGGGCCAAGGTGAATCTGGAACAGATCAAAGGACGTCTGGCGCTTGCGAGTTCGAACCTTATGACGGAGCAATCGAACCTGCACGATGTCAGTGCACGCTACCAGAGGATTGTAGGAGAGTTACCACCGGACCACGTTGAGGATTTCTCGGTAGATATTACAGGGTTACCTTCAACGGTGGGAGAAGCCCTGCCGTTGGCCTATCAGCAGAACCCGTCGTTTCTTGCAACGCTTGCAGATATAGAGGCTTCCGAACAGGCGGTAAGGGTGCAGCAGTCGAAATTTTATCCACGCTTTGATATTCGTGCATACCATGACTGGAGTTGGGATGAGGACGGCATAGATGCCTATGAACGCGAAGCCGCAGTTGAGTTGTTGATGACCTACAACATATTCAACGGCGGATCTGATCTTGCTGCCGTGAAGCAGTATAAAATGAAGAAACTGCGCTCGATGGACATTCGTGAAAAAGTTCGCAGGGAAGTTCGTCAAACCTTGGAAATAGCTTATAACGATAAGTCGGTGTTAGCATATCAGGTCGAGTATCTTGACCAACACAGGAAAAATGTGGCTAAGGTACGTGTGGCATACCGCGATCAGTTCAATATCGGCAAGCGAACATTACTGGACCTCCTCGATACGGAAAATGAGTACTTCCAGGCTCAGCGGGCTTATTCAAATGCATTTTATGACTTGAAAATAGCCGATGCAAGAGCGTTGGCCGGCATGGGCCGTTTGCTGCAGAGTATTGGTGTGGTCCGTGAGGACTTACCGACACAGGAAGATCTTGAGTTGTGTGCGGTTCCTGTTGCAGCAGCAGATCACTTATCTTCTGACGCCGAAGTGACACAACCTGTCAGTGTGACCCCAATGGAGAAGTGA